A region of Vibrio chagasii DNA encodes the following proteins:
- a CDS encoding trimeric intracellular cation channel family protein: protein MLLSVLYIIGITAEAMTGALSAGKQKMDWFGVMLVASATAIGGGTVRDILLGHYPLGWVENPEFLAITCVAGVVTTGLAKWVIKLKGLFIRLDALGLIVFSIIGTKVAMNMGLHPMICMVSALVTGVFGGLLRDLICRQTPLVLHEELYASIALIASGLYLGLLEFGINDVTATIVTLVVGYLLRMAAVRFKWRLPSFQLDPESSVH from the coding sequence ATGCTACTAAGTGTTTTGTATATCATTGGCATCACGGCAGAAGCCATGACCGGCGCTCTCAGTGCTGGTAAACAAAAAATGGATTGGTTTGGTGTAATGTTGGTTGCCAGCGCAACGGCTATTGGCGGTGGTACAGTGCGAGACATCTTGCTTGGTCACTACCCGTTAGGTTGGGTTGAGAACCCTGAATTTCTTGCGATTACTTGTGTGGCAGGCGTTGTCACAACAGGCCTAGCTAAGTGGGTTATTAAACTTAAAGGCTTGTTCATTCGTCTAGATGCACTAGGTCTGATTGTATTCAGTATCATTGGTACTAAAGTGGCGATGAACATGGGCCTTCATCCAATGATCTGCATGGTATCAGCACTGGTTACTGGCGTATTTGGTGGTTTGCTGCGTGATCTTATCTGTCGTCAAACACCTCTGGTGCTGCATGAAGAGCTTTACGCCTCTATCGCACTGATTGCTTCAGGCTTATACCTAGGCTTACTCGAGTTTGGTATTAACGATGTCACTGCAACGATTGTAACGCTTGTGGTCGGCTACTTGCTGCGCATGGCAGCGGTGAGATTCAAGTGGCGCTTGCCTTCATTCCAGCTTGATCCTGAAAGCTCTGTGCATTAA
- a CDS encoding elongation factor P hydroxylase, translating to MTHQYPDIINIFNQTFFESFNTKLELGEDEPIYLPADEQVPHHRIVFARGFYASALHEIAHWCVAGPERRLLEDFGYWYEPDGRTEAVQAEFEKVEIRPQAYEWIIATSAGFPFNVSCDNLHGDFEPDRLAFMYKVHKEVMGILEVGLPPRVKMLSEALRDFYDVEPLCASQFIVK from the coding sequence ATGACGCACCAATATCCAGACATCATCAATATCTTCAACCAAACCTTTTTCGAGAGCTTCAATACTAAACTCGAATTGGGTGAAGATGAGCCTATTTATCTGCCAGCCGATGAGCAGGTTCCTCACCATCGTATCGTGTTTGCTCGTGGGTTTTATGCTTCAGCACTGCACGAGATCGCGCACTGGTGTGTAGCGGGCCCTGAGCGTCGTCTACTGGAAGATTTTGGTTATTGGTATGAGCCAGATGGCCGAACAGAAGCGGTTCAAGCTGAGTTTGAAAAGGTAGAAATCCGCCCGCAAGCGTATGAATGGATCATTGCGACCAGTGCAGGCTTTCCTTTTAATGTTAGCTGTGACAATCTACACGGCGATTTTGAGCCAGATCGTTTGGCCTTTATGTATAAAGTACACAAAGAAGTGATGGGTATCCTAGAAGTTGGTCTTCCACCAAGAGTCAAAATGCTTTCCGAAGCGTTGCGCGACTTCTACGATGTAGAACCTCTG